Below is a window of Phoenix dactylifera cultivar Barhee BC4 unplaced genomic scaffold, palm_55x_up_171113_PBpolish2nd_filt_p 000309F, whole genome shotgun sequence DNA.
ggaaaagccATCAGGGCTAGGGGCCTTGTCCTCAGCCAATGACTACATCACCTCCTGGACCTCTGTAGCCTCAATCAGGGTAGTAAGGGCAGTGTTCTCAGCATCTAAAACTCTCATTGAAGGTGGCATGCCCATCATATGACTGTTGGTCCCAGGCTGTGTCGTCCATCTAGATCTGAAGAACTGTAGAAGTTTCCAATTGATAGCACCAACATCTTTAGTAGTTTGGCTACTGCTAGCCCTCAAGATTTTGATTCTATTCCTCTGTCTCCATATGATTGTGGACTGGTGAAAATATCTAGCATTCCTATCACCCTTTGCGATCCACTATGCTCTGAACTTCTGTCGCTAAAAAATCTCTTACTAGCGTAAGAGAGAGTGGTGCACTGCCAATGTCAATCTGATCTCATGCAGTTCATCCGACGAGAGCCCCCACATTGCTCCTCCTTAGACTGGATTTAGGATATAGGTTGAATCTCTTCCAGTCTCTTAAAGATGTTACACACCTCCACTCAATTCCATGCCTAGAGCTGAAATTTTGTAAGCTCCAACTTTCAAGTAACCTAATACATCGCATCTCCACTCATAGCCATCCGCCGGACATCTCACACAATATTCCATAACTGCGAGTAGGAGAGCCAAATCTTATCAAAGCGAAAAGAAGACTGATAAGGGGTGGGTGAGTTGGTACTAACCAACACTGGACAATTATCCAAAGCGATCCGCATTAAGTGGTTCAcatgataattcagaaagcaCTAAATTCTTCTAGCCATTGAGAACGCCCGATCAATTCTCTTCCAAACTCTTCTCCAGCCCTAGTGGTTATTGTACCTGTCAATGAGACCATTGGTTGCAATGAAGTCTTGGAACTCTCTAACCTCAGCCTTGGAGGAGAAGAGTTTGCCTTCCCTCTTCTTCTATGGCCCATCAACACAATTGAAGTCACCTGCCACAAGGGATGGGATGCCTTGCTAGATCAAGATAGCTGCCTTACTCAACAAAACTCGATGCTCCCTATAATCAGTGCTGGCATACAATACAGACAAAACTCAAGGATGCCCAGTATGATCAGAAATCACCATGATAAGTTGTTGATTGTATTTATGAAAGACATCAAAAGTAGCAAATCCCTATCTCCACACCACCACAATATCTCTCAACAGGCTTCGAGATTCAATGGCAAAGAAACCCCACTAAGGTGGGAACTGCTGCTTGGCCCGTTGAAGACTTCTACCACACAATCTTGTCTTAGATAGAACTCATACATCCGGATTATGAGCTATACCAATCTTCTAAAGGAGGTTGAAAAAGATGGCTTCCCTGCATCCCTGCAGTTCCAGAGCAAGCACTTCATCTATACAGGATAGTGGCTTTGGGTGGACACCTAACTTCCGTCTCCTCATCGCCCCCAACTTGGGTGGAGGTTCCCAAGGCCTCCCCCTTGGAGCTCACTCCTCCGCACCTCTCTAGCTAACACCATTTTCAACCTCTGGACCATTGGCATGTGGTCTCCACCATCAGGCACAATCATCGGTCGCTGAGTCGGTTACTTTTCATCACCCACATCCACAGTGGGTTTCAGTGTCACTCCAGAATTAGGTTTCACTGGGCTCCTGTAGCATCGATTAGACAGCACGTCCTCCAGGCTAAATTCCATTTTGGCCTCCAACTCCACCTTGCGGCCTGCTCCACTCCTTCAATGGTTTGCCCTGTTGTCACTGAAATGCCCGGTGTTCAGCACCTGCACACTACAGAAGGTGCCCTACTTCCCAACATCGAATGAAGAAGTCAGGGTCGGTGTCGTGCTGTTGCCGCTTGCCTCAAAGGAAGAGAGCGTCAGAGGAAGGGGAGCCTTTGTCGGGGAGGTCGTCGGATCCTCCACTTCATCTTCTGATTCAACCATCCTTtgcgaagaggaaggagggcttCTGGCCCATTTGAGCTGGCCCCTGCCATACCTAGCCTCCATCATAACCGGGTCCAGCAGCCCACTAACAATGTCTAGGCCTATCAGGTTGCTATCCGAGCTCTAGCCCATaaccttccgcttcttcgaGTTGGGTTCCAATCTAGGACCGGTTTGACCCACCTAGAACAACAAGGTTCTTTCATGGCCAAAAACAGCTTCCTTTATAGCCAGGTTTCCATCCCttcttttcatcttttttttattattgtttgACTACACGGGTTCCACATGGGCTAGATTGTGAGAATTGGCCCAAATAGACATGTCCGAAATTGAAGTCAGCAAGCCCCACCAacatcaattttttaaaaaatattcaaacaaaaaaattggGATCGAAACAGTGAAAATTGCATCCTCTGCGCAATCCCCACATCGTTGAGATAAGGAGGAGGCGATGTGAACGATGACCAATCCACGAGTTAAGTCCAGTTGGTCACATCTTTTTACTACTACAATCTAATTGTCAGTTTACTTTTAAACATTCACATCAATTTTACTGCTTGATATTTCTTCCTAGTTTTGTAGTTTCTTTTAGTGTTTCTACCTTCTCTCTGTAGAATCGACACCCCAATATATACTGCGATAGCCGCATTATTCTTTAGGCGTAATCAGCACCCTTATTATATAATAAACTAGATCCGCTCCAATAAACATATTCTATAATCTAAACCATTGCTAACTATATTTCCTATGACATTTTTATAGCCTTAGTCATAGGTAACCAAAATTAATAAttcagcacaattaaatgcactAAACTCAGTCGAATGGCTCAACCAACCCAACTCAAATGCGATGACTCATTAATCCTAGATAAActattcagaaatttttcttttcatcaaattattttaaataaactctATATTCACTGTATAGAACTTTCTATATTCTAGAATTTACAGGACAAGATATGATAAAAGTAAAATTTAAAGGTATTCAAGTCATTATGCTCACAAAAAGTAAGTAAACAACAATGTTGCAAAGCAAAAGCTTTAAACCATCAATGTAAACAATCATAATTGTCTTCCataatatctgaaaaataacTGAAATAAAAATACACAAGCCATAGCCGGAATCCTAATTACATCAACTACACCGCAACTGAAATcttaatactaaaatcaaaataCTAATGATAACAAAATCACAGCCAATGAGCATGTTCTCAACAACTTGGTTGGCGAGCTAATCTTGTGACGTCTGTTGAGGAAACTTGAACCTGTATTTGCTAAAATCAAGATGATGTCCCATCACCGGTTTCTCAACAAGGATCTGCTTTGCACGGTCTCGCACCTTCTCCCGCAGCCTCTCAAGTGCGCTCTCGAACTCTACCAGCTCATGTAACTCGAGATCATCAATTCGCTTGTTCCACCAAAATCAACCGCTATGCAGTGTCTCCTCCTCAGTCGCACTCTCTCCTCCTGTTGCGTGTTCGGCATCCTGCATCGCTGCGTGTTCCACTTGCGAACTGCCGGTGATGTCCAACATTTCAGCCTCCGAGCTGGCCTCTCTTTCcagttcatcttcttcatcgtcCGACTCCAATGCCTTATCCTGCCTGATGGCATCGCCGCCATCTAATTCATCGCCTTTAGTTGACGATTCACCTTCTCCAGAAGACCTGGTAAGACCTCCACTTGCAGCGTCCGACCCCCGAGCCACGATGTCAGCGTTGCCATGAAACTTATCATTATCCGATGATCCATCTTTGCTGTTTTCTACGCTAAGGAAGCGATCGGCAATAGATTGTATGGTAGGATGGCTGAAACTGAATACGTTACCAACTTTGGAGAAGATGAGGATGGCGATTCCACTGCCTGCACGAACAAGCTTCTTTGCATTGGAGAAGAGACCCTTCCGTCGCTTGGAGAAGCAGATGTCTCTCGCAGCCTCTTACGATTCCTCTATTCTTAGGAATCATTGGAGTCGTCAGTTGCTTATGCGGGAAACTTGGAGTGCATCATGGCCACACACGGCCGTGACCTAAGCCTAGTTGCTATAACTCGCCCTGGCCCACAACTCAAGCCTCTCTATCAGGGCCTGTTATCAAGGCGGTACCCACTTTCTTCGCCAAATTGAGGACCTATCACTTAAGAGTATGAATGGGTTGGGTCAAGTCAATTTAGGCATATTTCTAAAAATTGAACCGATTTAAACTAGTTTTTATGAATTAAAATTAGAACCGAGCTGACCATCTACAAAAATCACTCATAAGTTGCCATGAAACTTATCATTATCAGATGATTCGTCTTTCCTATTTTCTGGGCAAAGGAAGCGATCAGCAACAGATTGTATGCTAGGGtggctgaagctgaatacattaCCAACTTTGGAGAAGATGAGAATGGCGATTTCACTGCCTGCACGAGCGAGCTTCTTTGCCTTGGAGAAGAGACCCTTCCGTCGCTTGGAGAAGCAAATATCTCTCGCAGTATTTTTGTCGATGATCTCGATGGGGATCTTCTGGCGACccatgaggaagaagaaaggttgGGTTTGTTTTCTTTTAGCTCTAATGGTTGCTTCGTGCAGGGACGTAAGCATCGTATATAAAAGAAAAGTTTCCAGCAAATTCGAGATAGAAACAAACTGGAAGATGGAATCCGATAGTGAATCGGCTTCTAATTAGACATGAAACAACTAAGAaaacttttctttatttttttgataaaaagataAGTACTCGATCTAGAGTTTGTTACGAATAAGGTCAGACACGGGTGTCGCAGCCTCTTTCGATTCCTCTATTCTCATGATTCATAGGAGTCGTCGATTGCTTATGAGGGGAACTTGGAGTGCATCATAGCCACATACGGCTGTGACCTAAGCCTAGTTGCTATAACTCGCCCTGGCTGGCAACCCAATCCTCTCTATCATGGCCTGCTATCAAGGCAGTACCCACTTTCTTCGCCAAATTGAGAACCTCTCACTTAAGAGTTTGAATGGGTCGGGTCAGGTCAATTTAGGTATATTTCTAAAATTGAACCGATTTAAACTAGTTTTCATAAATTGAAATTAGCACCGAGCTGACCATCTACAAAAATCCCTAATAAGTTCCCATGAAACTTATCATTATCAGATGATCCGTCTTTTCTGTTTTCTGGGCTAAGGAAGCGATCGGCAACAGATTGTATGCTAGGATGGCTGAAACTGAATATGTTACCAACTTTGGAGAAGATGAGGATGGCGATTTCACTGCCTGCACGAGCGAGCCTCTTTGCCTTAGAGAAGAGACCCATCCGTCGCTTGGAGAAGCAGATATCTCTCGTAGTTTTTTGGTCGATGATCTCGAAGGGGATCTTCCGGCGACccatgaggaagaagaaaggtagGGTTTGTTTTCTTTTAGCTCTAATGGTTGCTTAGTGCAAGGACGTAAGCGTCGTATCTAAATAAAATGTTTTCGACAAATTCGAGATTGAAACAAACTGGGAGATGGAATCCGATAGTGAATCGGCTTCTAATCAGGCATGGA
It encodes the following:
- the LOC103716597 gene encoding agamous-like MADS-box protein AGL29; protein product: MGRQKIPIEIIDKNTARDICFSKRRKGLFSKAKKLARAGSEIAILIFSKVGSGIAILIFSKVGNVFSFSHPTIQSIADRFLSVENSKDGSSDNDKFHGNADIVARGSDAASGGLTRSSGEGESSTKGDELDGGDAIRQDKALESDDEEDELEREASSEAEMLDITGSSQVEHAAMQDAEHATGGESATEEETLHSG